A section of the Mesorhizobium loti genome encodes:
- the ccmE gene encoding cytochrome c maturation protein CcmE translates to MTRKQKRLSVIVGGLAFLGAATGLTFYALGQKASYFYMPADLTTASVQPGQRIRLGGLVEKGTVQRGQGATVAFSVTDTHKSVKVTYTGILPDLFREEQGVITEGTFGPDGVFVADSVLAKHDERYMPKEVADGLKAKGVWQESKSE, encoded by the coding sequence ATGACACGCAAGCAGAAGCGGTTGTCGGTGATTGTCGGTGGGTTGGCTTTCCTGGGCGCCGCCACCGGTCTGACCTTCTACGCGCTTGGCCAAAAGGCGTCCTATTTCTACATGCCGGCGGACCTCACCACCGCCAGTGTCCAGCCCGGCCAGCGCATCCGGCTCGGCGGTTTGGTCGAAAAAGGCACCGTACAGCGCGGGCAGGGCGCGACAGTCGCCTTTTCCGTCACCGACACGCATAAATCGGTCAAGGTCACCTATACCGGCATCCTGCCTGATCTTTTTCGCGAGGAGCAGGGCGTCATCACCGAAGGCACTTTTGGCCCGGACGGGGTCTTTGTCGCCGACAGCGTGCTGGCCAAGCATGATGAGCGCTACATGCCCAAGGAGGTGGCCGACGGGCTGAAGGCCAAGGGCGTCTGGCAGGAGAGCAAGAGTGAGTGA
- the ccmI gene encoding c-type cytochrome biogenesis protein CcmI gives MLFWVIAAILTLGASLAVLLPLAGGARGASSSGDHDLEVYRDQLSELDRDVARGLIQPAEASEARAEIARRILRLDNADAAGKTTAGHAFFNARLVATVAVLAVPLVSWGLYSQIGSPDLPSQPLSERLTKNPADSSVDELVARAEAHLAANPSDGRGWDVLAPIYLRMQRFSEAVAAYRNAIRLDGDSAVRQAGLGEAIAGAAGGIVSADAQDAFEAALKLDPANAKASFYLAMALAQEGRNKDAVTAWQTMLGTLPPDSPWRDAVEQALAKAASPEVASGADAKGPEAVDVDAASSMSPQDREAMINTMVAGLDEKLRQNPRDPEGWMRLVRSYVVLGKADQARGALGRAIAVFGAGSDEAKKFTAFAASLGLAATE, from the coding sequence ATGCTGTTCTGGGTCATAGCCGCGATACTGACGCTCGGTGCGAGCCTGGCGGTGCTGCTGCCGCTGGCCGGAGGCGCCAGGGGCGCGTCGTCGAGCGGCGATCACGATCTGGAAGTCTATCGCGATCAATTGTCCGAGCTTGACCGTGATGTCGCACGCGGCTTGATCCAGCCGGCTGAGGCGTCCGAGGCGCGCGCCGAGATCGCGCGCCGCATCCTTCGCCTCGACAATGCGGATGCGGCCGGCAAGACGACGGCCGGGCATGCTTTTTTCAACGCAAGACTTGTCGCGACAGTGGCCGTGCTGGCTGTACCGCTGGTCAGCTGGGGTCTCTACAGCCAGATTGGCTCGCCCGATTTGCCGTCGCAGCCGCTCAGCGAGCGGTTGACCAAGAATCCGGCCGACAGCTCGGTCGACGAACTGGTTGCGCGGGCCGAGGCTCACCTTGCCGCCAATCCTTCCGACGGCCGGGGATGGGATGTGCTGGCCCCGATCTATCTGCGTATGCAGCGCTTTTCCGAGGCGGTGGCGGCGTACCGCAACGCCATCCGCCTCGACGGAGACAGCGCGGTTCGCCAGGCCGGCCTCGGCGAGGCGATCGCCGGTGCGGCGGGCGGCATTGTTTCCGCCGATGCCCAGGATGCCTTCGAGGCGGCGCTCAAGCTCGATCCGGCCAACGCGAAAGCCAGCTTCTATCTGGCCATGGCCTTGGCGCAGGAGGGGCGAAACAAGGACGCGGTGACGGCCTGGCAAACCATGCTTGGCACCTTGCCGCCCGACTCGCCTTGGCGCGACGCCGTCGAGCAGGCGCTGGCCAAGGCCGCCAGCCCCGAAGTCGCTTCCGGCGCGGACGCGAAAGGCCCCGAAGCCGTGGATGTCGACGCGGCTTCGTCCATGTCGCCGCAGGATCGTGAAGCCATGATCAACACGATGGTCGCCGGCCTCGATGAAAAACTGCGGCAAAATCCGCGTGACCCGGAAGGATGGATGCGGCTCGTTCGTTCCTATGTCGTGCTGGGCAAGGCCGATCAGGCGCGCGGGGCGCTGGGGCGCGCCATTGCCGTCTTTGGCGCCGGCAGTGATGAAGCCAAGAAATTCACCGCCTTTGCCGCCTCGCTCGGCCTGGCGGCGACGGAGTAG
- a CDS encoding ATP-binding protein — MSRRRNSEPIKPTARAPLSLRLWPRSLTFRVIAFSTVWAILTLVVIFTLITTLYRQASERGFDSLLSAHLFNLIGSIGISDTGALTGAPDLGDLRFSEPNSGWYWSVEPASEGVHGDLHSSSMTSKIPSPSVAEVPFNASFQRSYAAEGIDGEQLEVFESEFVLDAKNRAARFRVMGNQSELEQEIATFQRRLLTYLSLFGVGMIAINAIAILLGLQPLRRVRNALAMVREGTAQRLDGRFPAEIEPLANETNALIENNRRIVERSRTQVGNLAHSLKTPLAVLLNEGRALGGAKGQLIAEQAASMQKQVDHYLQRARVAAQRDSVVYRTPVAPLVQRMVRVLQKLNPQTGLSLSLPATEIVFAGEREDLEELLGNLLENAMKWAKSAVSVSVASLAGKDDIFFEIIIEDDGPGIPEDKARDALKRGRRLDETKPGTGLGLAIVADLINEYGGVLALERSDMGGLKAVVRLRSLQ, encoded by the coding sequence GTGAGCCGGAGGCGTAACTCGGAACCGATCAAACCAACCGCAAGGGCGCCGCTTTCGCTGCGTTTGTGGCCGCGTTCGCTGACGTTCCGCGTGATCGCCTTTTCCACTGTATGGGCGATCCTGACCCTTGTCGTCATCTTCACCCTGATCACCACGCTCTATCGCCAGGCCAGCGAGCGTGGCTTCGACAGCCTTTTGTCGGCGCATCTGTTCAACCTGATCGGTTCCATCGGGATTTCAGACACGGGAGCGCTCACCGGTGCTCCCGACCTCGGAGACCTCCGCTTTTCGGAGCCGAATTCGGGCTGGTACTGGTCGGTTGAGCCTGCCTCGGAAGGTGTGCATGGCGACCTTCACTCGTCGTCGATGACAAGCAAGATCCCGTCGCCGAGCGTGGCCGAGGTGCCCTTCAATGCCAGCTTCCAGCGCAGCTATGCGGCCGAAGGCATTGACGGCGAGCAACTCGAAGTGTTCGAGAGCGAATTCGTCCTCGACGCCAAGAACCGCGCCGCGCGGTTTCGTGTCATGGGCAACCAGAGCGAACTCGAACAGGAGATCGCCACCTTCCAGCGCCGCCTGCTGACCTATCTCAGCCTGTTCGGCGTCGGCATGATCGCGATCAACGCGATCGCCATTCTGCTCGGCTTGCAGCCGCTGCGCAGGGTCAGGAACGCGCTTGCCATGGTGCGCGAGGGCACCGCACAGAGGCTCGACGGCCGCTTCCCGGCTGAGATCGAACCGTTGGCCAACGAAACCAACGCCTTGATCGAGAACAACAGACGCATCGTCGAGCGCTCGCGAACCCAGGTCGGCAATCTCGCCCATTCGCTGAAGACGCCGCTTGCCGTGCTGCTCAACGAGGGTAGGGCGCTTGGCGGCGCCAAGGGACAATTGATCGCCGAACAGGCCGCCTCGATGCAGAAGCAGGTCGACCATTACCTGCAGCGCGCCCGCGTCGCTGCGCAGCGCGACAGCGTCGTCTATCGCACGCCGGTGGCGCCGCTGGTCCAGCGCATGGTGCGGGTCTTGCAGAAGCTCAACCCGCAGACCGGCCTGTCGCTGTCGCTGCCGGCCACCGAGATCGTCTTTGCCGGAGAGCGCGAGGACCTTGAGGAACTGCTTGGCAATCTTCTCGAAAATGCGATGAAATGGGCAAAAAGCGCCGTGTCGGTCTCGGTTGCGTCCCTGGCCGGCAAGGATGACATTTTTTTCGAGATCATCATCGAGGATGACGGCCCGGGCATCCCCGAGGACAAGGCGCGCGACGCGCTGAAGCGCGGAAGGCGCCTGGACGAGACAAAACCGGGAACAGGTCTGGGGCTTGCCATTGTCGCCGACCTTATCAACGAGTATGGAGGCGTACTGGCGCTCGAACGGTCCGACATGGGCGGGCTGAAGGCGGTGGTGCGATTGCGGAGCCTCCAGTAA
- a CDS encoding response regulator transcription factor, with protein MRVLVVEDDKDLNRQIADALVDAGYVVDRAFDGEEGHFLGDTEPYDAVVLDIGLPQMDGISVVERWRRGGRKMPVLILTARDRWSDKVSGIDAGADDYVTKPFHIEEVLARVRALIRRAAGHASSELTCGPLRLDTKASKADVDGVPLKLTSHEFRLLAYLMHHMGEVVSRTELVEHLYDQDFDRDSNTIEVFVGRLRKKMGIDMIETVRGMGYRMREPEA; from the coding sequence ATGCGCGTACTCGTCGTCGAGGATGACAAGGATCTCAACAGGCAGATAGCCGACGCGCTGGTCGACGCCGGCTATGTCGTCGACCGCGCCTTTGACGGCGAGGAAGGCCATTTCCTCGGCGATACCGAACCCTACGATGCCGTCGTGCTCGACATTGGCCTGCCGCAGATGGACGGCATCAGCGTGGTCGAGCGCTGGCGCCGAGGCGGCCGCAAGATGCCCGTGCTGATCCTGACGGCGCGCGACCGCTGGAGCGACAAGGTCTCCGGCATCGATGCCGGCGCGGACGACTATGTCACCAAGCCGTTCCATATCGAGGAGGTGCTGGCGAGGGTCAGGGCGCTGATCCGCCGCGCCGCCGGCCATGCCTCGTCGGAGCTCACCTGCGGGCCGCTGCGCCTCGATACCAAGGCGTCGAAGGCCGATGTCGACGGCGTGCCGCTGAAGCTGACCTCGCACGAATTCCGCCTGCTTGCCTATCTGATGCACCATATGGGCGAGGTCGTTTCGCGCACCGAACTGGTCGAGCATCTCTACGACCAGGATTTCGACCGCGATTCCAACACCATCGAGGTATTTGTCGGGCGGTTGCGAAAGAAGATGGGCATCGACATGATCGAAACCGTGCGTGGCATGGGCTACCGCATGCGTGAGCCGGAGGCGTAA
- a CDS encoding DUF3168 domain-containing protein produces the protein MTAPGDLLQALFLRLKTDKSLSALLGGAGLLERAADNAAFPYVTCGQTSAFDWDTGAENNDDQLITLHVWSKAHGEDETLAIMAAIKARLANAALVVGRRGKTRLSLEFTEARYDEDLLVHHGLLRFRALTQENA, from the coding sequence ATGACAGCGCCCGGCGATTTGCTGCAGGCACTCTTTCTGAGGCTCAAAACCGACAAGTCGTTGTCGGCGCTGCTCGGTGGCGCCGGGCTGCTCGAAAGGGCGGCCGACAATGCCGCGTTCCCTTATGTGACTTGTGGCCAGACCAGCGCCTTTGACTGGGATACCGGTGCCGAGAACAACGATGATCAGCTGATCACGCTGCACGTCTGGTCGAAAGCTCATGGCGAAGACGAAACCCTTGCCATCATGGCCGCCATCAAGGCCCGCCTTGCCAACGCCGCGCTGGTGGTCGGCCGCCGCGGCAAGACACGCCTATCGCTCGAATTCACCGAGGCCCGTTACGACGAAGATCTCCTTGTCCATCACGGGCTTCTGCGGTTTCGTGCGCTGACGCAGGAAAATGCCTGA
- a CDS encoding 2-keto-4-pentenoate hydratase, translating into MLDPEKARAASRLLVDHWDKGTRLDAIPLELRPQTRIDGYAIQSRVMDRSAAPLFGWKIAATSLAGQRHINVDGPMAGRLIAEKSVEVGGTVSLATSKMRVAEIEFAFRFGHQVPPRSAPYEIAEVMDAVATLHPAIEIPDSRYDDFCAVGAPQLIADNACANLFVIGESIEEDWRDVNLAEHPVVGFVSGKSRHDGKGAAVLGDPWIALTWIVNELSGLGMALEPGQVVITGTCVTPISVEAGDEVIGDLGRFGRVSVRFV; encoded by the coding sequence ATGCTCGATCCAGAAAAGGCCAGAGCCGCGTCCCGGTTGCTGGTCGACCATTGGGACAAGGGCACCCGTCTCGACGCCATACCCCTCGAGTTGCGGCCGCAAACGCGGATCGACGGTTACGCCATCCAGTCGCGTGTGATGGATCGCTCAGCGGCCCCGCTTTTCGGCTGGAAGATTGCAGCAACCAGCCTCGCCGGACAAAGGCATATCAACGTCGACGGCCCGATGGCCGGGCGTCTCATCGCCGAAAAATCGGTCGAGGTTGGCGGCACCGTTTCGCTCGCGACGAGCAAGATGCGCGTGGCGGAAATCGAATTCGCCTTCCGCTTCGGCCACCAGGTGCCACCGCGTTCAGCACCCTATGAAATCGCCGAGGTGATGGATGCCGTGGCGACCTTGCACCCGGCGATCGAAATACCGGACTCACGCTACGATGATTTCTGCGCCGTCGGAGCGCCGCAGCTCATAGCCGACAACGCCTGTGCCAACCTGTTTGTCATCGGCGAGTCGATAGAAGAGGACTGGCGCGACGTGAACCTCGCGGAGCACCCGGTGGTCGGTTTCGTTTCCGGCAAATCGCGGCACGATGGGAAGGGCGCGGCAGTGCTGGGCGACCCTTGGATCGCGCTCACATGGATCGTCAATGAACTGTCGGGCCTGGGCATGGCACTGGAGCCGGGACAGGTGGTGATTACAGGCACCTGCGTGACGCCGATAAGCGTCGAGGCCGGCGACGAAGTGATTGGCGATTTGGGCCGGTTCGGCCGCGTGTCGGTACGGTTTGTCTAG
- a CDS encoding ABC transporter permease, producing MPTYRPGPVSLVIAALVALFLLMPLLAVIPVSLTPSRMLAMPSGELSLRHYRSLIEDPRWIQSILLSIRIGIVSSAISTVLALCFSLGVWMFQPRFTAALVGFVLLPMVVPPVVSAITLYFLLTSISGVSSFFGYDTWLGVAMAHSVMTVPFATVLILVSLSQMDRRIDLAARGLGASVWERATRIIMPNIKFGIITAALLSFVLSWEEIGVTLFITSVNAITLPRLMWMGLRDNIDPAIAALSVILIIITVLVLAVRSFVVRLRTGA from the coding sequence ATGCCGACCTATCGCCCCGGGCCCGTTTCGCTGGTCATCGCCGCTCTGGTGGCGCTGTTCCTGCTGATGCCGCTGCTCGCCGTCATTCCGGTGTCGCTGACGCCGAGCCGCATGCTGGCTATGCCTTCGGGTGAGCTGTCGCTGCGCCACTATCGATCGCTGATCGAGGACCCGCGCTGGATCCAGTCGATCCTGCTGTCGATCCGGATCGGGATCGTCAGCAGCGCGATTTCCACCGTGCTGGCGCTCTGCTTCAGCCTCGGTGTCTGGATGTTCCAGCCCCGCTTCACCGCCGCGCTCGTGGGGTTCGTGCTGTTGCCGATGGTGGTGCCGCCGGTGGTCTCGGCGATCACGCTCTACTTCCTGCTGACCTCGATCTCAGGCGTAAGCTCGTTCTTCGGCTATGACACCTGGCTCGGCGTCGCCATGGCGCATTCGGTGATGACGGTACCCTTCGCCACGGTGCTGATCCTGGTCTCGCTCAGCCAGATGGACCGGCGCATCGACCTTGCGGCGAGGGGGCTGGGCGCCAGTGTCTGGGAGCGTGCCACCCGCATCATCATGCCCAACATCAAGTTCGGCATTATCACCGCGGCGCTTTTGTCCTTCGTGCTGTCCTGGGAAGAGATTGGCGTTACCTTGTTCATCACCTCGGTCAATGCCATCACGCTGCCGCGCCTGATGTGGATGGGCCTGCGCGACAACATCGACCCGGCGATCGCGGCCCTGTCGGTGATCCTGATCATCATCACAGTGCTGGTGCTTGCGGTCCGCAGCTTCGTGGTCAGGTTGCGCACCGGAGCCTAG
- a CDS encoding ABC transporter permease, whose protein sequence is MRRVLSDRMGAALLMAPLLLFLVLAYAWPFLGVVKWSFTLPTPGLGQYEALLTDDLVQSVFVRTLRIAAIVTVVSVAAAYAITVVWVRGSPAQRLIAEFCILVPFWISVLTRAFGWVALLSNRGLINTWLQSIGFISEPLTLVRNEFGVVVGMTHFLIPFAVFPLASAMRSLDDRVLLAARGLGSSRMRTFWTVFVPMTRSGIIGSALIVFVFSLGFFVTPAILGGGRSVMIAELIYLRIFQSPDWGLGAAISVVLVLFVGALMALLFRYVRPKQLI, encoded by the coding sequence ATGAGGCGCGTTCTCTCCGACAGGATGGGCGCGGCGCTGTTGATGGCGCCGCTGCTCCTGTTCCTCGTCCTGGCCTATGCCTGGCCGTTTCTCGGCGTTGTGAAGTGGAGTTTTACTCTGCCGACGCCGGGGCTTGGCCAGTATGAAGCGTTGCTCACCGACGATCTGGTCCAATCGGTGTTCGTCCGCACGCTGCGCATCGCGGCGATCGTCACTGTCGTTTCCGTCGCCGCAGCCTATGCCATCACGGTGGTCTGGGTGCGCGGCAGCCCGGCGCAGCGCCTCATCGCCGAGTTCTGCATTCTGGTGCCATTCTGGATCTCGGTGCTGACCCGCGCCTTCGGCTGGGTAGCGCTTTTGTCCAATCGGGGCCTGATCAACACCTGGCTGCAATCGATTGGTTTCATCTCCGAACCGCTGACCCTGGTGCGCAACGAGTTTGGCGTCGTCGTCGGCATGACGCATTTCCTCATTCCCTTCGCGGTCTTTCCCCTGGCATCGGCCATGCGCAGCCTCGACGACCGCGTGCTGCTTGCCGCGCGCGGGCTGGGCTCCAGCCGCATGCGCACCTTCTGGACGGTGTTCGTGCCGATGACGCGCTCCGGCATCATAGGCTCGGCGCTGATCGTCTTCGTCTTCTCGCTCGGCTTCTTCGTCACGCCGGCGATCCTCGGTGGCGGCCGCAGCGTAATGATCGCCGAACTGATCTATCTCAGAATTTTCCAGAGCCCGGACTGGGGGCTGGGGGCTGCGATCAGCGTCGTGCTGGTGCTGTTCGTGGGCGCGCTGATGGCGCTGCTGTTCCGCTATGTCAGACCGAAGCAGTTGATCTGA
- a CDS encoding ABC transporter substrate-binding protein produces MNDTKKQAIETLSERTRRGEISRRQFTQLAALVLAGTPMLLRSTGAFAQAKELVLVNWGGDAITAYDAAYGQAFTKETGITVKMDGSGPTEGAISAQFKSGAPTWDLVDVDPFSAITLGAQGALEPIDYKIVDKTKMRPGFGWEYAASTYFFSYVIAYDSEKYGKDAPTGMADFFDVKKFPGKRSLYKWGVSSWEAALLADGIAPASLYPLDLKRAHDKIAAFKENVVAYWGGGAESQSVLLNGEASMAIVWSTRASLIEQDSGGKIKFIWDQGLISPGALAVLKNNPGGKDAAMKFIASAQDPQKQLVMFEKLGQGPANPAADALIPADKKRINPVDPENMKKQIALDMEWYAKNYGAALDEYTKIISA; encoded by the coding sequence ATGAACGACACCAAGAAACAGGCAATCGAAACGCTGTCCGAAAGGACCAGACGCGGCGAGATCTCGCGCCGCCAGTTCACGCAGTTGGCGGCCCTCGTGCTTGCCGGCACGCCGATGCTGCTGCGCTCGACCGGCGCCTTTGCCCAGGCCAAGGAACTGGTGCTGGTCAACTGGGGCGGCGACGCCATCACCGCCTATGATGCGGCCTATGGCCAGGCCTTCACCAAGGAAACCGGCATCACCGTGAAGATGGACGGCTCGGGCCCGACGGAGGGCGCCATTTCGGCGCAGTTCAAGAGCGGCGCGCCGACCTGGGATCTGGTCGACGTCGATCCGTTCTCGGCCATCACGCTCGGCGCCCAGGGGGCGCTCGAGCCGATCGACTACAAGATCGTCGACAAGACGAAGATGCGGCCCGGCTTCGGCTGGGAGTATGCCGCCTCGACCTATTTCTTCTCCTATGTCATCGCCTACGATTCAGAAAAATACGGCAAGGATGCCCCGACAGGCATGGCCGACTTCTTCGACGTGAAGAAGTTCCCCGGCAAGCGCTCGCTCTACAAATGGGGCGTGTCGAGCTGGGAAGCGGCCCTTCTGGCCGACGGCATCGCGCCGGCTTCGCTCTATCCGCTCGACCTGAAGCGGGCACATGACAAGATCGCCGCCTTCAAGGAAAATGTCGTCGCTTACTGGGGCGGCGGCGCCGAGAGCCAGAGCGTGCTGCTCAATGGCGAGGCCTCGATGGCCATCGTCTGGTCGACCCGCGCTTCGCTGATCGAGCAGGATTCCGGCGGCAAGATCAAGTTCATCTGGGACCAGGGCTTGATCTCGCCCGGCGCGTTGGCCGTGCTCAAGAACAACCCCGGCGGCAAGGACGCGGCGATGAAGTTCATCGCCAGCGCACAGGATCCGCAAAAGCAGCTCGTCATGTTCGAAAAACTCGGCCAGGGTCCGGCCAATCCGGCGGCCGACGCGCTGATCCCCGCCGACAAGAAGCGCATCAACCCGGTCGATCCCGAGAACATGAAGAAGCAGATCGCGCTCGACATGGAGTGGTACGCCAAGAACTACGGCGCGGCGCTCGACGAATACACCAAGATCATCTCCGCCTGA
- a CDS encoding ABC transporter ATP-binding protein produces the protein MQQPGRAAEIKAIGIGKSFGSFRALDNLTLNIGRGEFLTLLGPSGSGKTTFLMILAGFVQPTEGRLLSDGADITNRPAEQRAAGMVFQGYALFPHMSVEANIAFPLKVRKKSASEIKKRVGEMIERVGLIGHEKKLPAQLSGGQQQRVALARALVFEPGVLLLDEPFSALDKSLRGQMQAEMKRLHQETGTTFVFVTHDQSEALALSSRVAIFNHGKLLQVGAPDEVYDRPGNRFVAEFLGEINMLPLKGVKPADNGSTGLCEDRAVSMHCKAEKVRGDAILAIRPEHMSIAREAAAGENGIAATAIASTYMGAATKLDLTTRQGAKVTVSVPNEVAAAALSKGNSVWLTWPAEKGFLLPDGGQ, from the coding sequence ATGCAGCAACCCGGCCGGGCCGCAGAGATCAAGGCAATCGGGATCGGCAAGAGCTTCGGCTCGTTCCGTGCGTTGGACAATCTGACGCTCAATATCGGCCGCGGCGAGTTCCTCACGCTGCTCGGTCCCTCCGGCTCGGGCAAGACCACCTTCCTGATGATCCTGGCCGGCTTCGTGCAGCCGACCGAGGGCCGTCTCCTCAGCGATGGCGCTGACATCACCAACCGCCCGGCCGAGCAGCGCGCCGCCGGCATGGTGTTCCAGGGCTATGCACTGTTCCCGCATATGAGCGTCGAGGCCAACATCGCTTTCCCGCTCAAGGTCCGCAAGAAATCGGCCTCCGAGATCAAGAAGCGCGTCGGCGAGATGATCGAGCGCGTCGGCCTGATCGGCCACGAGAAGAAGCTGCCTGCGCAGCTCTCCGGCGGCCAGCAGCAGCGCGTGGCGCTGGCCCGGGCGCTGGTGTTCGAGCCGGGCGTGCTTTTGCTCGACGAGCCGTTCTCGGCGCTGGACAAGAGCCTGCGCGGCCAGATGCAGGCAGAGATGAAGCGCCTGCATCAGGAAACCGGCACCACCTTCGTCTTCGTCACCCACGACCAGAGCGAGGCGCTGGCGCTGTCCTCGCGCGTCGCCATCTTCAATCATGGCAAATTGCTGCAGGTCGGCGCGCCGGACGAAGTCTATGACCGGCCGGGCAACCGCTTCGTCGCCGAGTTCCTCGGCGAAATCAACATGTTGCCGCTGAAGGGGGTCAAGCCCGCCGACAATGGCTCGACGGGCCTTTGCGAAGACCGCGCGGTCAGCATGCACTGCAAGGCCGAGAAAGTCCGTGGCGACGCCATCCTGGCGATCCGGCCCGAACACATGTCGATCGCGCGCGAGGCGGCGGCCGGCGAAAACGGCATTGCCGCGACCGCCATTGCCTCGACCTATATGGGTGCGGCGACCAAGCTCGACCTGACCACGCGGCAAGGCGCGAAAGTGACCGTCTCGGTGCCGAACGAGGTCGCGGCCGCGGCGCTGAGCAAGGGCAATTCCGTCTGGCTGACCTGGCCGGCGGAAAAGGGTTTCCTCCTTCCGGATGGAGGACAATGA
- a CDS encoding LysR substrate-binding domain-containing protein, with translation MRIPSTQALRALDSFARHGSVWRAADELHLTRSAVSHQLRLLERDLGFDLLERIGKGVALTPRGQRYASDVRKALTVLGDAVTRDAGTGVGGSFAVSCTPGFASLFLCTHIGEFRQMYPDVALRILTPRRLDDVSNAEADAFIAFGVGNWPNRMAELLCEISFTPLCSPTLLNKVGGFSKPADVLRANLLHLDDTEDWARWLALSKVENPDTEGGIFFSDMNLVFSAAIAGQGIAMGDELTSRRALSEGRLVRPFDIAIKSPRSYFLVSEHAKASHPVLDAFAGWLRSKLSENRIQPY, from the coding sequence TTGAGAATTCCCTCCACACAGGCGCTGCGCGCCCTCGACAGTTTCGCCCGCCACGGCAGCGTCTGGCGCGCCGCCGACGAACTGCACCTCACGCGCAGCGCGGTAAGTCACCAGTTGCGGCTGCTTGAGCGCGACCTCGGCTTCGATCTGCTTGAGCGCATCGGCAAGGGCGTCGCGCTCACCCCGCGCGGCCAGCGCTATGCCAGTGACGTGCGCAAGGCGCTGACCGTTCTCGGAGATGCGGTGACGCGCGATGCCGGCACCGGCGTCGGCGGTTCGTTCGCCGTCTCCTGTACGCCGGGCTTCGCCTCGCTTTTTCTATGCACCCATATTGGCGAATTCCGGCAGATGTACCCTGATGTGGCGCTGCGTATCCTGACGCCCAGGCGGCTCGACGATGTCAGCAACGCGGAGGCCGACGCCTTCATCGCCTTTGGCGTCGGCAACTGGCCGAACCGCATGGCCGAGCTGCTGTGCGAAATTTCGTTCACGCCGCTCTGCAGCCCGACGCTGCTGAACAAGGTCGGCGGCTTTTCGAAGCCGGCGGACGTGTTGCGCGCCAACCTGCTCCATCTCGATGATACCGAGGATTGGGCGCGCTGGCTGGCCCTGTCCAAGGTCGAAAACCCCGACACCGAGGGCGGCATCTTCTTTTCCGACATGAACCTTGTCTTCTCGGCGGCGATTGCCGGCCAGGGCATCGCCATGGGCGACGAACTGACCAGCCGCCGGGCACTCAGCGAAGGCCGGCTGGTCAGGCCCTTCGACATCGCGATCAAGTCGCCGCGCTCCTATTTCCTGGTCTCCGAACACGCCAAGGCTTCGCACCCGGTGCTGGATGCGTTCGCGGGGTGGCTGAGGTCGAAGCTTTCGGAGAACCGCATTCAGCCCTATTGA
- a CDS encoding dimethylarginine dimethylaminohydrolase family protein — protein MTVHDRIVAEPFSLQRRNPAGGTKPLTAWGFANETDVLTDVLLGSPNFLRHLSTSSLSRKHLREAPCNVQIAQAQHKDLVAAYEHFGVNIHWHEPTPELPMQVYSRDSSVMTPYGAIITAMANWWRRGENYAAIRTYEKLGIPIYDMVTAGTFEGGDFNVIEDGVVLIGCGGARTQEEGARQVQAWFDKEGWETRIAFIDEYYVHIDLMVVPIAEKLTAVCLACTEPGIVDWLKGKGHEIIDVPFQDTMALGCNFMSLGKDRVIAPTSSRTLIEKLKARGFEVAAVDMSEISKTGGGIHCMAQALKREAA, from the coding sequence ATGACCGTTCATGATCGCATCGTCGCCGAGCCGTTTTCGCTGCAGCGCCGCAATCCGGCCGGCGGCACCAAGCCGCTGACCGCCTGGGGCTTCGCCAACGAAACCGACGTGCTGACCGACGTGCTGCTCGGATCGCCGAACTTCCTGCGCCATCTGTCGACCAGTTCCCTGTCACGAAAACATTTGCGCGAGGCGCCGTGCAACGTCCAGATCGCGCAGGCGCAGCACAAGGACCTGGTTGCCGCCTATGAGCATTTCGGCGTGAACATCCACTGGCACGAGCCGACGCCGGAACTGCCGATGCAGGTTTATTCCCGCGATTCCAGCGTCATGACGCCCTATGGCGCCATCATCACCGCCATGGCCAACTGGTGGCGGCGCGGCGAGAACTACGCCGCCATCCGCACCTACGAAAAGCTCGGCATCCCGATCTACGACATGGTCACGGCGGGTACCTTCGAGGGCGGCGACTTCAACGTCATCGAGGATGGTGTGGTGCTGATCGGCTGCGGCGGCGCCCGCACGCAGGAGGAAGGCGCTCGCCAGGTACAGGCCTGGTTCGACAAGGAGGGCTGGGAGACGCGCATCGCCTTCATCGACGAATACTATGTCCATATCGACCTGATGGTGGTGCCGATCGCCGAAAAGCTCACCGCGGTCTGCCTCGCCTGCACCGAGCCCGGCATTGTCGACTGGCTGAAGGGCAAGGGCCATGAGATCATCGATGTCCCCTTCCAGGACACGATGGCGCTCGGCTGCAACTTCATGTCGCTCGGCAAGGACCGGGTGATCGCGCCGACCTCCAGCAGGACGCTGATCGAAAAGCTCAAGGCGCGCGGCTTCGAGGTCGCGGCCGTCGACATGAGCGAGATCTCCAAGACCGGTGGCGGCATCCACTGCATGGCGCAGGCCCTGAAGCGCGAAGCGGCCTGA